A single region of the Herpetosiphon gulosus genome encodes:
- a CDS encoding response regulator, translated as MQASIQRWLNTIKISDPVQREQAVLLQIMLIGMCIICLGTIPGSFFLFNTMNGAITSSTASGFIFIFFIMSLITIRQGHFRRSVMLASFGLLLGLSAILFFEGVRNSGWMLSAFMMPITLSGLLTGRKGITTIATISIAVVSIIGILQLVEAPFIAIYPRADDILPPSLSTFVLSTILVGFFFHRFSASLNDALSRALQREYELQQIRDKLEILVDERTAALQDALHAVEEREGRLEKTNIELAAAKTAAEEANQLKSRFLANMSHELRTPLNAIINFTAFLDRYGEFSERQRELQERVLYNADHLLGLINDILDLSKIEAGRMELMYEKTQLEPIITGVMATASGLTRDKGLELELDMPEELPTMVIDKVRIRQVLLNLLSNAVKFTEQGQINVAISQPDPETVQISVQDSGIGIAPEHQQQIFEEFQQVQNEVTHQYQGTGLGLPISKLLVEMHGGNMWLESTPGKGSTFFFSLPITNKLPETTTIDLTAPPSLAELEAEPSNPTTIEIVVIDDNPDAHETFRVMLESGGYRVHSVLDSRLAISTIKQIEPRLIITDVQMPNLDGWELLAQIKNDPTIAHIPIVVCSVVDQGTIGLVLGARKHIVKPVREEVLLAVVQECVEPTAEILVVDDNPDARQVIQHILAARDYAISEAADGIEAIAMIEQSKPDLVILDLMMPQMDGFEVLENLRHSPNYADIPVIIVSAKDLDQQEHDWLRTRAQGVIAKRQLSEEEFLRRINEIFNQGVEYARGK; from the coding sequence ATGCAAGCCTCAATCCAGCGCTGGCTTAATACCATTAAAATCTCCGACCCCGTGCAACGTGAACAAGCTGTTCTCCTTCAAATCATGCTGATTGGCATGTGTATTATCTGTTTGGGGACGATTCCTGGCTCCTTTTTCTTATTTAATACCATGAATGGGGCGATTACATCGAGTACAGCGAGCGGTTTTATTTTTATCTTCTTTATTATGTCACTCATAACAATTCGTCAAGGCCATTTCCGGCGTTCAGTAATGCTGGCATCTTTTGGCTTGTTATTAGGATTAAGTGCAATTCTCTTTTTCGAAGGTGTTCGCAATAGTGGCTGGATGCTTTCAGCTTTTATGATGCCAATTACCTTATCAGGTTTGTTGACTGGGCGTAAAGGTATCACGACTATTGCAACAATCAGTATTGCAGTCGTATCAATTATCGGGATACTACAATTAGTCGAAGCTCCTTTCATTGCGATTTACCCACGAGCTGATGATATTCTGCCACCAAGTCTTAGTACTTTTGTATTAAGTACGATTTTGGTAGGCTTCTTCTTTCATCGTTTTAGTGCCTCGTTAAATGATGCGCTCAGCCGCGCGTTGCAACGTGAATATGAACTCCAACAGATTCGCGATAAACTTGAAATTTTGGTCGATGAACGGACTGCCGCCTTGCAAGATGCCTTACACGCGGTCGAAGAGCGTGAAGGGCGGCTTGAAAAAACCAATATCGAACTAGCCGCTGCCAAAACTGCCGCCGAGGAAGCCAATCAACTCAAGTCGCGCTTCTTGGCCAATATGAGCCACGAGCTGCGCACCCCACTCAATGCAATTATCAACTTCACCGCCTTTTTGGATCGTTATGGTGAGTTTTCTGAGCGCCAACGTGAACTGCAAGAACGGGTGCTCTATAACGCTGATCATTTGCTTGGTTTGATCAACGACATTCTCGACCTCTCGAAAATTGAGGCTGGACGTATGGAGTTGATGTATGAGAAAACTCAACTTGAGCCAATTATCACTGGGGTTATGGCGACAGCCAGCGGGCTAACCCGCGATAAAGGGCTTGAACTTGAACTTGATATGCCCGAAGAACTACCAACGATGGTTATTGATAAAGTGCGAATTCGCCAAGTATTGCTCAATTTGCTTTCAAACGCCGTCAAATTTACTGAGCAAGGCCAAATTAATGTGGCGATCAGTCAACCCGATCCTGAAACTGTCCAAATTTCAGTCCAAGATAGCGGAATTGGGATCGCTCCTGAACATCAACAACAAATTTTCGAAGAATTTCAACAAGTGCAAAATGAAGTTACCCATCAATATCAAGGCACTGGCTTAGGCCTGCCAATTAGTAAATTATTGGTGGAGATGCACGGCGGCAATATGTGGCTCGAAAGCACCCCAGGCAAAGGCTCAACCTTCTTCTTTAGTTTGCCAATTACCAATAAATTACCCGAAACTACCACGATCGATTTAACTGCACCACCAAGTTTGGCTGAACTTGAGGCAGAACCAAGCAACCCTACAACCATTGAGATTGTGGTGATTGATGATAATCCTGATGCCCATGAGACCTTCCGGGTCATGCTAGAATCAGGAGGGTATCGGGTGCATAGCGTGCTTGATAGTCGCTTGGCAATCAGTACGATCAAACAAATCGAGCCACGCTTGATTATTACCGATGTGCAAATGCCCAATCTTGATGGCTGGGAGTTGCTGGCCCAGATCAAGAATGATCCAACGATTGCCCATATTCCCATCGTAGTTTGCTCAGTTGTTGATCAGGGGACGATTGGGCTGGTACTGGGGGCAAGAAAACATATTGTTAAACCTGTACGTGAGGAGGTATTGCTGGCTGTTGTTCAAGAATGTGTCGAACCAACTGCCGAGATCTTGGTCGTTGATGATAACCCTGATGCTCGTCAAGTCATTCAGCACATCCTCGCAGCACGTGATTATGCCATCAGCGAAGCAGCCGATGGGATTGAAGCGATTGCCATGATCGAACAATCAAAACCCGATCTGGTCATCCTTGATCTCATGATGCCACAAATGGATGGCTTTGAAGTGCTCGAAAACCTGCGGCATAGTCCTAATTATGCCGATATTCCCGTGATTATTGTCAGCGCCAAGGATCTTGATCAACAGGAACATGATTGGCTGCGCACTCGCGCCCAAGGGGTCATTGCTAAACGCCAACTTAGTGAGGAAGAATTTCTTAGACGCATTAATGAGATCTTTAACCAAGGAGTAGAGTATGCCCGTGGCAAGTAA
- a CDS encoding response regulator has translation MPVASNEYFVPVVPSDASVIIVEDNPDNLFVLEILLREDLRVKYYNGRASGRQFFKLLEANPRLYPDLVLLDIQLPYEDGFTVFKNMLNVPQLKNTQVIAVTANVMPQDVAKARELGFNGLIGKPINRNRFPAQITRILNGESVWEPY, from the coding sequence ATGCCCGTGGCAAGTAATGAATATTTTGTTCCCGTTGTACCGAGCGACGCATCTGTGATTATTGTTGAGGATAACCCCGACAATTTGTTCGTTTTGGAGATTCTGCTCCGCGAAGATTTGCGCGTCAAATACTATAACGGACGCGCCTCTGGCCGCCAATTTTTCAAGCTGCTTGAGGCAAATCCACGGTTATACCCCGATTTAGTGCTGCTCGATATTCAGTTGCCTTATGAAGATGGTTTTACTGTCTTTAAAAATATGCTCAATGTGCCACAACTTAAAAATACCCAAGTGATTGCGGTAACCGCCAATGTGATGCCGCAAGATGTGGCCAAAGCCCGCGAACTTGGCTTCAATGGCCTGATTGGCAAGCCGATTAATCGCAATCGCTTCCCCGCTCAAATTACGCGCATCTTAAATGGTGAATCAGTCTGGGAACCCTACTAA